The Pseudomonas putida nucleotide sequence TCGAGGCATGCGACGACACGTGCCTCGCCATGCAAGACGGGTGGTTCTAGGGGGAGCCACCGTGAAAACGGAGGCTTCCAGATGTTCGATTCCAGCGCCCTGCTGCGCCAGCGCTTTGCTGCGCTGCGCAGTACGGCCGAGTTGTTTTCCCTGCGTCATGTGAAACAGTCGCACCAGGCGCTTTCGGTTCGCCGCAATGTGGCTGAGCCGCCCGTCTTCAGCCATGACGAGGGCGCCATGCTCACAGTGCGGATCAATGGTGTGGAGGCCTATGCGGCCACCGCCGACCTATCCCAGGCCGGCCTGCAACGGGCACTGGAACAGGCCGAGGCATTGGCTCGCCAGATCGCCCGGCACAGCTTGCTCGACCTGCGCGAGCAGCCGGCGACCAGCGCCCGCCACGACCACATCTCACCCAATTTCGACCAGCCGGTACCGAGCCTGGCCGACTGCCTTGGCCTGCTCGCCGCAGAATCGGCAAGCGTGCCCAAGGACAGCCGCCTGGTGGACTGGCAGGCCAGCCTGGGCCTGAGCCTGGTCGAGCAGACCTACCTGAACTCGGCCGGCGCCGAACTGCGCCATGCCCAGCGCTTCCTGTTCCCGGGCCTCAGTGTCACCGCCAGCGACGGCCAGGACAGCCAGAGCCGCAGCCTGGGCCGCGACAACTTCGGCCAGCAAGGCGGCTTCGAAATCGTCGAGCGCTGCGGACTGGTTGGCGCTGCTCGCCAGGTCGCCGACCAGGCACTGCAACTGCTGCTGGCGCCGAACACCCCCAGCGGCGCACGCGACCTGCTGCTGATGCCCGACCAGATGATGCTGCAGATTCACGAGTCCATCGGCCACCCGCTGGAGATGGACCGCATCCTCGGCGACGAGCGCAACTACGCTGGCACCAGCTTCGTCAAAGCCACCGACTTCGGCCACCTGCAGTACGGTTCCGAATTGCTCAATGTGACCTTCGACCCAACCATCGGCGAAGAACTGGCCAGCTACAGCTTTGATGATGACGGCACCCCGGCCAGCAAGCAGTTCCTGATCCACAACGGCCTGTTGATGCGCCCGCTAGGTGGTGCGCTGTCGCAGTTCCGCTCCGGCCTCGACGGCGTGGCCAATAGCCGCGCCTGCGGCTGGAACCGTGCACCAATCGACCGCATGGCCAACCTCAATATCGAACCGGGCGACCAGTCCCTCGACCAGCTGATCCGGGGCATCGAGCACGGCATCCTGATGCGCACCAACCGCTCCTGGTCTATCGACGATGCGCGCAACAAGTTCCAGTTCGGCTGTGAGTTGGGCCAGCTGATCGAAAACGGCGAGCTCAAAGGCATCGTCAAGAACCCCAACTACCGCGGCATCTCCGCGCAGTTCTGGCGCAACCTCGCGGCGGTCGGCGACCGCAGCACCTTCCAGGTTCTGGGTACACCCAACTGCGGCAAGGGCGAGCCCAACCAGGTCGTGCGGGTCGGGCATGCTTCACCCGCCTGCGTGTTCCGCCAGATCGACGTTTTCGGAGGAGATGCCTGATGAAACACGTTTTCGAAGCCCTGATCGCGGATGTGCGCCAGGCCCTGCAGGCCGACGAGCAATTCACCCTCGGTTACAGTGCCGAACAGTCGCAATTCGTGCGTTTCAACCACGCCAAGGTGCGCCAGGCTGGCGAGGTAAGCCAGGCCAGCGCGCAACTGCGGTTGGTCCACGATGGCCGCCAGGCGGAACAGCAGGTGACCCTGAGTGGCGACGCGCAACTTGACCGGCAACGCCTGATCGCTGCCATGGCGCAGTTGCGCCAGACCCTGCCATTGCTGGCCGTCGATCCGTACCTGCGTCTGGACGAATGCGCATGGCACAGCCACAGCCAGCAGGAGCAGCCGTTGCCCGCGCTGAGCGAAGTGCTGGCCCTGCTCGAACGCGAGGCTGGCGACCTGGACTTGGTCGGCATCTATGCCGCCGGCCCGATCTGCCGGGGCTTCGCCAGCTCGTTCGGGGCCATTGGCTGGCACCAGGCCAACAGCTTCAACGTCGACTGGAGCCTGTTCCACGAAAATGGTGAGGCGGTGAAGGCCAATTATGCTGGCCAGCAGTGGAGCGCCGAAGATTTCACTGCCCGCCTGCGCCTGGCACGGGAACAGCTGAGCTTCCTCGGTCGCCCGGCAGTGACCCTCAAGCCCGGCAGCTACCGCGCTTACCTGGCACCTGCGGCCATGGATGAAATTGCCGGCATGCTCTGCTGGGGTGGTTTCTCCGCACAGGCCCTGGCCACCGGCAACAGTGCCCTGCAGCGCCTGTACAACGGCGATGCGCAACTGCACCCGATGGTCAGTTTCAGCGAGCAGGTCAGCGGCTCGCTGAGCCCGGAATTCTCCGACGAGGGCTCACCGCGCCTGGATGTGCCGTTGATCCAGCAAGGCAACGCAATGCAGCGGCTGGTCAGTGCCCGCAGCGCAGCGGAATTCGAGTTGCGGGCCAATGGCGCCGACAGCTACGAGTCGCCGTGCGCACTGAGCCTGGCGCCGGGCAACTTGCCCAGCGAGCAGGTCCTTGAGCGGCTCGGGACCGGCCTGTACATCAGCAACCTGTGGTACCTGAACTACTCTGACCTGCCAGCGGCACGCATGACCGGGCTGACCCGTTTCGCCACTTTCTGGGTGGAGAACGGCGAGATCCAGGGGCCGGTAAGCACCATGCGCTTCGATGACAGCCTGTACAGTCTGCTCGGCAGCCAACTGGAGGACCTGACCTGCGAGCGCGAGATGATCCTGTCGACCAGCACCTATGGGCAGCGCAGTACTGGGTCGAGTCATCTGCCGGGGGCGCTGGTCAAAGGGCTGACCCTGACATTGTGATTGGCAGGACCGGCCTTTTCGCGGGGCAAGCCCGCTACTACAGGAATGTCACCGCATTCAAAGGCGGTGGAGATCCTGTAGGAGCGGGCTTACCCCGCGAAAGGGCCGGCACAGGCAAAAAGAGGAAGCCATGCCCGAACGCACTCCGTTAGATCCCACCACTGCCCGCTGGATCCCCTGGGTGGTGGCCATCGCCTTCTTCATGCAGTCCCTGGATGGCACCATCCTCAACACCGCCCTGCCGGCCATGGCCCGCTCGCTGGCCGAAGACCCACTGCGCATGCAGGGCGTGATCATCGCCTACATGCTCACCGTGGCCTTGCTGATCCCCGCCTCCGGCTGGATCGCCGACCGCTTCGGCACCAAGCGCATCTTCTTCAGCGCCATCCTGCTGTTCAGCTTCGGCTCGCTGTTGTGTGCCATGGCCAACAGCCTCGGTTTCCTGATCTTCGCCCGCATCGTGCAAGGCTTGGGCGGCGCGCTGATGCTGCCGGTCGGGCGGCTGGTGGTGTTGCGCGCCTACCCGCGCAGCGAACTGGTGCGGATCATGAGCTTCATCACCATCCCCGGCCTGCTCGGCCCGCTGCTGGGCCCGACCCTGGGCGGCTGGCTGGTGGAGATCCTCAGCTGGCACTGGATCTTCCTGCTCAACCTGCCCGTCGGCCTGGTCGGCTGCTACGCAGTCTGGAAGTTCATCCCCGACCTGCGCGGCGCTGAACGCACCCGCTTCGACACGCCAGGCTTCATCCTGTTCGGCGCAGCGATGGTGCTGATCACCATCGCCATGGAAGGCCTGGGCGAGCTGCACCTGCCGCACCTGCGGGTGATGTTGCTGCTATTCGCCGGCATGGCCTGCCTGGCCGCCTACTGGCTGCGCGCCGGGCGCGACCCGGAGCCATTGTTCTCCCCCAGCCTGTTCAGCGTGCGCACCTTCGCCATCGGTATCCTCGGCAACCTGTTCGCACGCCTGGGCAGCGGTGCCCTGCCGTTCCTGGTGCCGCTGCTGTTGCAGGTAGCATTGGGCTATTCGCCAGCCCAGGCCGGCATGAGCATGATCCCACTGGCCGCATCGGCGATGCTCGCCAAGTCCGTCGCCCGACCCTTGATCGAGCGGCTTGGCTACCGCATCGTGCTGACCGGCAACACCTTGCTGCTGGGCATCCTGCTGGCTAGCCTGGGCCTGGTCGACGAGCAGACGCCGTATGCCCTGCTGCTGGTGCAGTTGGCGCTGCTCGGCGCGGTCAACTCGATGCAGTTCACTGCGATGAACACGGTGACCCTGATCGACCTCGACGACGCCAGCGCCAGCAGCGGCAACAGCCTGCTGTCGGTGGTCGCGCAGCTGTCGCTGAGCCTCGGCGTGGCCTGCGCCGGCGCCTTGCTCGGCGGCTTCACTGCGGCGGGCAGCGCCGAAGGCGTGGAAACCACGCTGGGCGCGTTCCAGCTGACCTTCGTCACCATCGGCGTGATGGCCATGCTGGCAGCAGCGATCTTCCTGCAACTGTCGCCGACGGACGGAAGGCGTGCCCGTCGTCCGGAACAACACGTGGAATCGTAGGGCGAATGGCCATGAGGCTGGTAGACTGTGCGGCATTTTTCGCTTCGCACCGCAGGCCCGCCTCGTGACCACCGAATCCACCGCCTTTGCCACCTTGCCGCTGTCCACCGCCATGCTGGCCAACCTGGACGCCCTCGGCTATGCCTCGATGACGCCGATCCAGGCCCAGAGCCTGCCCGTCATCCTGCGCGGCCAGGACCTGATCGCCCAGGCCAAGACCGGCAGTGGCAAGACCGCCGCCTTCGGCATCGGCCTGCTCAACCCGATCAACCCGCGCTACTTCGGCTGCCAGGCGCTGGTGCTGTGCCCGACCCGCGAGCTGGCCGACCAGGTGGCCAAGGAACTGCGCCGCCTGGCCCGGGCCGAGGACAACATCAAGATCCTCACCCTCTGCGGCGGCGTGTCGCTGGGCCCGCAGATTGCCTCGCTGGAGCACGGTGCACACATCATCGTCGGCACTCCCGGTCGCATCCAGCAGCATCTGGACAAGGGCACCCTGGTGCTCGACGGCCTGAACACACTGGTGCTGGACGAAGCCGACCGCATGCTCGACATGGGTTTCTTCGACGCCATCGCCAGCATCATCGGCAAGACCCCGTCGCGTCGCCAGACCCTGCTGTTCTCGGCTACCTACCCGGCCGGCATCGAGCAACTGGCTGCAGATTTCATGCGCAAGCCGCAGCAGGTCAAGGTCGAAAGCCTGCACGCCGACAACCAGATCGAGCAGCGTTTCATCGAGATCGACCCGCAGCAACGTCTGGAAGCCGTCACCCGTGTGCTTGGCCACTATCGCCCGCAATCGTGCGTGGCGTTCTGCTTCACCAAGCAGCAATGCGAAGACGTGGTTGCCCACCTGACCGCCAAGGGTATCGTCGCCCAGGCCCTGCATGGCGACCTGGAGCAGCGTGACCGCGACCAGGTGCTGACCATGTTCGCCAACCGCAGCAGCTCGGTACTGGTGGCCACTGACGTGGCGGCCCGCGGCCTGGATATCGACGGCCTGGACATGGTCATCAACGTCGAGCTGGCGCGTGATGCCGAGATTCACGTACACCGCGTGGGCCGTACCGGCCGTGCCGGTGAGAAAGGTGTCGCGGTAAGCCTGGTCGCGCCAGCCGAAGGCCATCGCGCCCAGGCCATCGAAGACCTGCAGAAAAGCCCGCTGCGCTGGGACCAGCTGGACAGCCTGAAGAACAAGGGCGAGCCGCTGTTGCCGCTGATGAGCACGCTGTGCATCGCCGCCGGGCGCAAGGACAAGCTGCGCCCGGGCGACATCCTGGGTGCGCTGACCGGCGATGCCGGGATCCCGGGCAAGCAGGTGGGCAAGATCGCCATCTTCGACTTCCAGGCCTTTGTGGCGGTGGAGCGGCCATTGGCCAAGCAGGCCATGCAGCGCCTGAACAGCGGCAAGATCAAGGGCCGGTCCCTGAAAGTCCGCATCGTCTGACCTATTTTGGGGCCGCTTTGCGGCCCATTCGCGGGACAAGCCCGCTCCTACAGGGGATCGCATGCCCCTGCGAAAGGGCTGCAAAGCAGCCCCTGCTTTCTATGAGGTAACACCGTGCACTCCACCGACGTGATCATCCTCGGCGCCGGCGCCGCCGGCCTGATGTGCGCCCAGCTCAGCGCCCGCCGTGGCCGCCGGGTGCTGCTGCTCGACCACGCCAACAAGCCCGGCAAGAAGATCCTCATGTCCGGCGGCGGGCGCTGCAACTTCACCAACATGTACACCGAGCCTGCCAACTTCCTTTCGCACAACGCGCACTTCTGCAAGTCGGCCCTGGCCCGCTACACCCAGTGGGACTTCATCGAACTGGTGAGCAAGCACGGCGTTGCCTACCACGAGAAGAAGCTCGGCCAGCTGTTCTGCGACAACAAGGCCAGCGACATCCTCGACATGCTGCTGGCCGAATGCGACGACGCGGGCGCCGAAATCCGCATGCACACCAGCATCGAACACATCGAGAAGACCGAAGGTGGCTACCTGCTGCAGACCAGCGGCGGCCAGTTCGCCTGCCAGTCGCTGGTGATCGCCACCGGTGGCCTGTCGATCCCGACCCTGGGCGCCACCGGCTTCGGTTACCAGGTGGCCCGCCAGTTCGGCCACACCCTGCTGCCGACCCGCGCCGGGTTGGTGCCGTTCACCATCACCGAGCCCCAACTCAAGGCACTGTGCACCGAACTGTCGGGTACTTCGCTGGACTGCACGGCCAGCTGCAACGGCACCAGTTTCCGTGAGAACCTGCTGTTCACCCACCGCGGCCTGAGTGGCCCGGCGATCCTGCAGATCTCGTCGTTCTGGGAAGCCGGCGACACGGTGGAGATCAACCTGCTGCCCGACCGCGACGCACTGAGCTGGCTGCAGCAGATGCAAGCGGAGCGTGCCAACGCCGAACTGAAGACCGTGCTGGGCGAGGTGTTCACCCGCAAGCTGGCCAACCTGCTGGCCGAGCAGTGGTTCGAATCCCGGCCGATGAAACAGTACACCCCGGCGGAACTGGCAGAGATCGCCGAAAAACTGGCGAACTGGCAGGTGGTGCCGGCCGGTACCGAAGGCTATCGCACCGCGGAAGTGACCCTCGGTGGCGTGGACACCCGCGAAGTGTCGTCCAAGACCATGGAATCGCTGAAAAGCCCCGGCCTCTACTTCATCGGCGAAGTGCTCGACGTCACCGGCCACCTGGGCGGTTTCAATTTCCAGTGGGCCTGGGCGTCTGCCAACGCCGCTGCGCAGTTCGTGTAGAGTAGAATCCATTCAGCAGCACGGAACGCTTCTTGCTGGCCGTGCTGCAATGCATTCATTCGATCACTGCCTAGCAGGCCATCATGTCATCGAGTTCGTTCCGTCAGTCACTGCGTCGCCTGTGGGGCCAAGACAAGTTCAGCTACAGCATCCGGGTCACCATCGCCCTCACCGGCAGCCTGGCCCTGTGCTGGTTCCAGAACGAAATGGCCCTGCTGATTCCGCTGTTCCTAGGCATCATCGCCAGTGCCCTGGCCGAGACCGATGACAGCTGGCAGGGCCGCCTCAGCGCCCTGGCCGTTACCCTCACCTGCTTTGCCATCGCCGCGCTTGCGGTCGAGCTGCTGTTCCCCTATCCGTGGATCTTCGTCATCGCCCTGGCGCTGGCAGCGTTCGGCCTGACCATGCTCGGCGCCTTGGGTGAGCGCTATGGCGCGATTGCTTCGGCGACGCTGATCACCTCGGTGTACACCATGATCGGCGTGGACCAGCGTGGCGGCCAGGTCACCGATTTCTGGCACGAGCCGATGCTGCTGGTGGCGGGCGCAGCCTGGTACGGCCTGCTTTCGGTGCTGTGGCAGGCACTGTTTTCCAACCAGCCGGTGCAGCAGAGCCTGGCCAAGCTGTTTTACGAACTCGGCAGCTACCTCAAGCTCAAGGCCAGCCTGTTCGAGCCGATCCGCAACCTCGATGTCGAAGCCCAGCGCCTGGAGCTGGCCCGGCAGAATGGCAAGGTGGTGGCGGCGCTCAACGCGGCCAAGGAAATCATCCTGCACCGGGTCGGCAACAGCCAGCCGAACTCCAAGGTCAGCCGCTACCTCAAGCTGTACTTCCTGGCCCAGGATATCCACGAACGGGTCAGCGCCTCGCACTACCCCTACAACGCCCTCAACGAGGCGTTCTTCCACAGCGATGTGATGTTCCGCTGCCAACGCCTGCTGCGCAAACAGGGGGCCTCCTGCCAGGAGCTGGCCCGTTCGATCCGCCTGCGCCAGCCATTCGTGCTGGCCAGCGGTTTCGCCGAAGCACTGGAAGACCTCAACGCTTCGCTTGAACACCTGCGCATCCAGAGCAACCCGGCCTGGCGCGGCCTGCTGCGCTCGCTGCGCGCCCTGGCCGCCAACCTGGCGACCCTCGACCGCCTGCTCAGCGCCGCCAGCAACCCCGACAGCCTGGCCGATGCCAGCGACAGCAGTTTGCTCGACCGCTCACCACGCACGCTGAAAGACGTGTGGACGCGCCTGCGCACCCAGTTGACGCCGACCTCGCTGCTGTTCCGCCACGCCCTGCGCCTGCCGTTGGCGCTGTCGATCGGTTACGGCATGGTGCACCTGATCCACCCGACCCAGGGCTACTGGATCATCCTCACCACGCTGTTCGTCTGCCAGCCCAACTACGGCGCCACCCGGCGCAAGCTGGTGCAGAGGATCTTCGGCACCGCGATCGGCCTGACTGTCGGCTGGGCGCTGTTCGACCTGTTCCCCAACCCGGTCATCCAGTCGCTGTTCGCCGTGGCTGCGGGCGTGGTGTTCTTCGTCAACCGCACCACCCGCTACACCTTGGCCACGGCAGCCATCACCCTGATGGTGCTGTTCTGCTTCAACCAGATCGGCGATGGCTACGGCCTGTTCCTGCCGCGCCTGTTCGATACCCTGGTCGGCAGCCTGATCGCCATTCTCGCGGTGTTCCTGTTCCTGCCCGACTGGCAAGGCCGGCGCCTGAACAAGGCACTGGCCAATACGCTGGCCTGCGCCAGCGTGTACTTGCGCCAGATCATGCAGCAATACGCCCACGGCAAGCGCGACGACCTCGCCTACCGCCTGGCCCGGCGCAACGCCCACAACGCCGATGCGGCGCTGTCGACCACACTGGCCAACATGCTCATGGAGCCGGGGCATTTCCGCAAAGAGGCCGATGTCGGTTTCCGCTTCCTGGTTTTGTCGCACACCTTGCTCAGTTACCTGTCAGGGTTGGGCGCGCACCGCGATACAGCCTTGCCTGCAGAGGTGCAGGAACAGTTGATCGATGGCGCGGGGCAGAGCCTGGCCAATAGCCTGGACGAGATTGCCAATGGCTTGGCAGCACGGCTGCCAGTGGCGATTCACAGTGATGCCGAAGAAGCGCTGGCCGATGCCCTGGAGCAGATGCCGGAAGAACTGGATGAGCACCAGCGGTTGGTGCAGACACAGTTGGCGCTAATCTGCCGGCAGCTGGGGCCGTTGCGGACCTTGGCGGCCCACCTGATCAAAGAGGCACCTGCGCCCTGAGCACGCCTGTCCCGCGAAAGGGCGAGCACAGACGATAGAGATCAAAAGCCATGCTGGCGCATCAGCCGTGCATAGCTGCCATCGGCTTTCATCGCCGCAATGGCCTGCTCGAAGCGTTCGACGATCTGTTGGTGATCGGGGTGCTTCAGGCTCACCAGAATATGCAGGGTGTTCTCTGCCAGCAGCGGCTCCACCAACGTCACGCCATCGCGCACATCCTGCGGCTCGCGCTGCAGGTTGTAGCGCGCCACGTATTCATCTTCCACGGCCAGGTTCACTCTGCCGGCTGCCAGCATGCGCACGGCAGTCGAGAAGTTGCGCACCTCCACCTTGTGCAAGCGGGTATCGCCATCGAACGCCGGTGAATAGGCATAGTCGCGCACCACTGCGATGCTGTAGGGATAAAGGTCGCTCTGATTTTTGTAGCTGAACGTGTCGCCCTTGCGCTTGAGCAGGCGAATGCGATTGCTCAGGTAGCCCTTGGAAAACTGCCCGATCAGTTTGCGCCCGTCGTTGTACCAGGCGCTGATCAGCACGTCGTAGCGCCCTTCACCAATGCCCATCAAAGCCCGCGCCCAAGGCACTTCCTCGTAGCCGCTGGCATACCCGGCACGGGCCAGCGCCGTGCTGACCAGGCTGGTGGCCAGGCCGCCACCTGGCATGGCACTGTCGGTGAACGGCGGCCAGTTGTCGGCCACCAGCCGCAGCCTGTCATGGCCGGATGCAGGTACTGCCAGGAGCACGCCCAGCAAACCCAACGCGCAAAGCAGTGGCCGCATGCAGAAGTCCTTTTGCAGTGGGAGGCACACGCTGTGGAAGGCGATTCGCAGATGAGATTACACAAAGCCGTTGCCTGGGGCAGCGGCCAATAATGTCATTTAGCCTCTATTTTGGCCGAGCTTTGAAAATTTGCGATGATCAGCCATCCAAATCAGGAGTTTCCCCATGTCCATCCACTGGCTTTGCAAGCATCACTCCGACCTCGACAAGCATGAGCTCTACGCCATCCTGCAATTGCGTACCGCTGTGTTCGTGGTCGAGCAACGCTGTGCCTACCAGGAAGTCGATGGCCAGGACCTGACAGGCGACACCCTGCACTTGATGGGCTGGCAGGATGACAAGCTGGTGGCCTACCTGCGCCTGCTCGATCCGCAGTCGCAGGGCGGTGATGTGGTCATCGGGCGGGTGGTGACCTCACCCGAGGTGCGTGACCTGAAACTCGGTCATCCGCTGCTGATGAAAGGGCTGGAAGCGGCCGGGCACTGCTGGCACGGGACGCCGGTCTATCTGTCGGCGCAGGCGCACCTGCAAGGGTTCTATGCCCGGCACGGCTTTGCAGTGGTGGGTGAGCAATACCTTGAGGATGACATTCCGCATATCGGCATGCGCAAGGTCATGGATACCCCAGTACTTCCCTGATCTGGCGCAGGTGCTGGATGATCCACTGCTTGTCGATCGCCCCCCAGTCATGGATGCGGTAATGCCCGGCATGGTTGCGCGCACCTTCCTGCTGCTCGAACTCGCAGACGATGTCCAGGTCGGCGAGTGCGGCGATGGTGTCCTGGGCCGTACGCCGAGGCATGCCGGTGGCCTCCATCAGTGCCGGCACGCTGGTGGCGGTCTGGCTGTCAATCAGCCAGGCCACGTACAGGCGGCGGTAGAAACTGCTCTTGGTCTTGCTCACATCCATGCTGCGTGATCCTTACAGGTTGCCTGGCAACTCCCGGTAGGTCAGGTAGACGCGCAGGTCGAATTCCAGTTGGTGGTAAGCCGGCTCCATGTGCTGGCAGAGCTGGTAGAACGCCTTGTTGTGATCGCGCTCGCGCAAGTGCGCCAGCTCGTGCACCACGATCATGCGCAGGAACTCGGGCGCCGCCTCCTTGAACAGCGAGGCAATGCGGATTTCCTTCTTCGCCTTGAGCTTGCCGCCCTGCACCCGCGAAACCGCGGTATTGAGCCCCAGGGCCCGATGAGTCAGGTCCAGGCGGTTGTCGAACAGCACCTTGTCCAGGTTGGGTGCACTGCGCAGGTATTGCTGGCGCAGGTCCTGGGCATAGCCGTACAGCGCCTTGTCGCTCTGCACGTCATGGCGCCCGGGGTAGCGGCGCTGCAGGTACTCGCCCAGGCGGTCGCTGTCGATCATCTGCCGCACCTGCTCCTGCAGGTGCGGTGGGT carries:
- a CDS encoding TldD/PmbA family protein; amino-acid sequence: MFDSSALLRQRFAALRSTAELFSLRHVKQSHQALSVRRNVAEPPVFSHDEGAMLTVRINGVEAYAATADLSQAGLQRALEQAEALARQIARHSLLDLREQPATSARHDHISPNFDQPVPSLADCLGLLAAESASVPKDSRLVDWQASLGLSLVEQTYLNSAGAELRHAQRFLFPGLSVTASDGQDSQSRSLGRDNFGQQGGFEIVERCGLVGAARQVADQALQLLLAPNTPSGARDLLLMPDQMMLQIHESIGHPLEMDRILGDERNYAGTSFVKATDFGHLQYGSELLNVTFDPTIGEELASYSFDDDGTPASKQFLIHNGLLMRPLGGALSQFRSGLDGVANSRACGWNRAPIDRMANLNIEPGDQSLDQLIRGIEHGILMRTNRSWSIDDARNKFQFGCELGQLIENGELKGIVKNPNYRGISAQFWRNLAAVGDRSTFQVLGTPNCGKGEPNQVVRVGHASPACVFRQIDVFGGDA
- a CDS encoding TldD/PmbA family protein; amino-acid sequence: MKHVFEALIADVRQALQADEQFTLGYSAEQSQFVRFNHAKVRQAGEVSQASAQLRLVHDGRQAEQQVTLSGDAQLDRQRLIAAMAQLRQTLPLLAVDPYLRLDECAWHSHSQQEQPLPALSEVLALLEREAGDLDLVGIYAAGPICRGFASSFGAIGWHQANSFNVDWSLFHENGEAVKANYAGQQWSAEDFTARLRLAREQLSFLGRPAVTLKPGSYRAYLAPAAMDEIAGMLCWGGFSAQALATGNSALQRLYNGDAQLHPMVSFSEQVSGSLSPEFSDEGSPRLDVPLIQQGNAMQRLVSARSAAEFELRANGADSYESPCALSLAPGNLPSEQVLERLGTGLYISNLWYLNYSDLPAARMTGLTRFATFWVENGEIQGPVSTMRFDDSLYSLLGSQLEDLTCEREMILSTSTYGQRSTGSSHLPGALVKGLTLTL
- the mdtD gene encoding multidrug transporter subunit MdtD; translation: MPERTPLDPTTARWIPWVVAIAFFMQSLDGTILNTALPAMARSLAEDPLRMQGVIIAYMLTVALLIPASGWIADRFGTKRIFFSAILLFSFGSLLCAMANSLGFLIFARIVQGLGGALMLPVGRLVVLRAYPRSELVRIMSFITIPGLLGPLLGPTLGGWLVEILSWHWIFLLNLPVGLVGCYAVWKFIPDLRGAERTRFDTPGFILFGAAMVLITIAMEGLGELHLPHLRVMLLLFAGMACLAAYWLRAGRDPEPLFSPSLFSVRTFAIGILGNLFARLGSGALPFLVPLLLQVALGYSPAQAGMSMIPLAASAMLAKSVARPLIERLGYRIVLTGNTLLLGILLASLGLVDEQTPYALLLVQLALLGAVNSMQFTAMNTVTLIDLDDASASSGNSLLSVVAQLSLSLGVACAGALLGGFTAAGSAEGVETTLGAFQLTFVTIGVMAMLAAAIFLQLSPTDGRRARRPEQHVES
- the dbpA gene encoding ATP-dependent RNA helicase DbpA, with translation MLANLDALGYASMTPIQAQSLPVILRGQDLIAQAKTGSGKTAAFGIGLLNPINPRYFGCQALVLCPTRELADQVAKELRRLARAEDNIKILTLCGGVSLGPQIASLEHGAHIIVGTPGRIQQHLDKGTLVLDGLNTLVLDEADRMLDMGFFDAIASIIGKTPSRRQTLLFSATYPAGIEQLAADFMRKPQQVKVESLHADNQIEQRFIEIDPQQRLEAVTRVLGHYRPQSCVAFCFTKQQCEDVVAHLTAKGIVAQALHGDLEQRDRDQVLTMFANRSSSVLVATDVAARGLDIDGLDMVINVELARDAEIHVHRVGRTGRAGEKGVAVSLVAPAEGHRAQAIEDLQKSPLRWDQLDSLKNKGEPLLPLMSTLCIAAGRKDKLRPGDILGALTGDAGIPGKQVGKIAIFDFQAFVAVERPLAKQAMQRLNSGKIKGRSLKVRIV
- a CDS encoding NAD(P)/FAD-dependent oxidoreductase, translated to MHSTDVIILGAGAAGLMCAQLSARRGRRVLLLDHANKPGKKILMSGGGRCNFTNMYTEPANFLSHNAHFCKSALARYTQWDFIELVSKHGVAYHEKKLGQLFCDNKASDILDMLLAECDDAGAEIRMHTSIEHIEKTEGGYLLQTSGGQFACQSLVIATGGLSIPTLGATGFGYQVARQFGHTLLPTRAGLVPFTITEPQLKALCTELSGTSLDCTASCNGTSFRENLLFTHRGLSGPAILQISSFWEAGDTVEINLLPDRDALSWLQQMQAERANAELKTVLGEVFTRKLANLLAEQWFESRPMKQYTPAELAEIAEKLANWQVVPAGTEGYRTAEVTLGGVDTREVSSKTMESLKSPGLYFIGEVLDVTGHLGGFNFQWAWASANAAAQFV
- the yccS gene encoding YccS family putative transporter, yielding MSSSSFRQSLRRLWGQDKFSYSIRVTIALTGSLALCWFQNEMALLIPLFLGIIASALAETDDSWQGRLSALAVTLTCFAIAALAVELLFPYPWIFVIALALAAFGLTMLGALGERYGAIASATLITSVYTMIGVDQRGGQVTDFWHEPMLLVAGAAWYGLLSVLWQALFSNQPVQQSLAKLFYELGSYLKLKASLFEPIRNLDVEAQRLELARQNGKVVAALNAAKEIILHRVGNSQPNSKVSRYLKLYFLAQDIHERVSASHYPYNALNEAFFHSDVMFRCQRLLRKQGASCQELARSIRLRQPFVLASGFAEALEDLNASLEHLRIQSNPAWRGLLRSLRALAANLATLDRLLSAASNPDSLADASDSSLLDRSPRTLKDVWTRLRTQLTPTSLLFRHALRLPLALSIGYGMVHLIHPTQGYWIILTTLFVCQPNYGATRRKLVQRIFGTAIGLTVGWALFDLFPNPVIQSLFAVAAGVVFFVNRTTRYTLATAAITLMVLFCFNQIGDGYGLFLPRLFDTLVGSLIAILAVFLFLPDWQGRRLNKALANTLACASVYLRQIMQQYAHGKRDDLAYRLARRNAHNADAALSTTLANMLMEPGHFRKEADVGFRFLVLSHTLLSYLSGLGAHRDTALPAEVQEQLIDGAGQSLANSLDEIANGLAARLPVAIHSDAEEALADALEQMPEELDEHQRLVQTQLALICRQLGPLRTLAAHLIKEAPAP
- a CDS encoding substrate-binding periplasmic protein, translated to MRPLLCALGLLGVLLAVPASGHDRLRLVADNWPPFTDSAMPGGGLATSLVSTALARAGYASGYEEVPWARALMGIGEGRYDVLISAWYNDGRKLIGQFSKGYLSNRIRLLKRKGDTFSYKNQSDLYPYSIAVVRDYAYSPAFDGDTRLHKVEVRNFSTAVRMLAAGRVNLAVEDEYVARYNLQREPQDVRDGVTLVEPLLAENTLHILVSLKHPDHQQIVERFEQAIAAMKADGSYARLMRQHGF
- a CDS encoding GNAT family N-acetyltransferase, encoding MSIHWLCKHHSDLDKHELYAILQLRTAVFVVEQRCAYQEVDGQDLTGDTLHLMGWQDDKLVAYLRLLDPQSQGGDVVIGRVVTSPEVRDLKLGHPLLMKGLEAAGHCWHGTPVYLSAQAHLQGFYARHGFAVVGEQYLEDDIPHIGMRKVMDTPVLP
- a CDS encoding winged helix-turn-helix domain-containing protein, producing MDVSKTKSSFYRRLYVAWLIDSQTATSVPALMEATGMPRRTAQDTIAALADLDIVCEFEQQEGARNHAGHYRIHDWGAIDKQWIIQHLRQIREVLGYP
- a CDS encoding M48 metallopeptidase family protein — translated: MTVLRYLQAYPPHLQEQVRQMIDSDRLGEYLQRRYPGRHDVQSDKALYGYAQDLRQQYLRSAPNLDKVLFDNRLDLTHRALGLNTAVSRVQGGKLKAKKEIRIASLFKEAAPEFLRMIVVHELAHLRERDHNKAFYQLCQHMEPAYHQLEFDLRVYLTYRELPGNL